The Sulfuricaulis sp. DNA segment GCCGTCGATACTGGGGCTGCTTCGGTGGGCGGCGGATTATTACCATCATCCTCTCGGCGAAGTCATTCACACGGCGCTGCCGGTGCGCTTACGACAAGGCCGCGCGCCGGTCGTGAGCGGGGCAAAGGTGTGGATGCTTACGCCTGAAGGCCGCTCCGTGGACCCGCAGACGCTGAAACGCGCCCCGGCGCAAAGGCATGTGCTCGAGGCGTTGACCGTCGCCGCGGAAGGGCTCGATGCGGAGCAGCTTGCTCAAATTTCGCAGCGCTCGGCCGCTGCGCTCAAGGCGCTGCATGCCAAAGGGTGGGTGAGCAGTCACCAACGTGACCCACGGCCTGTGTTAAACGGGGAGTTGCAGTCTGCGCCGGATCTCAATTCGGACCAGAAGTCCTCTGTGACCGCCATCGTTGCCAGGCTGGATGGCTTCCACCCCTTCCTGTTGCACGGAGTCACCGGCAGCGGGAAAACTGAGGTTTACCTGAGTGTGATTAAAGAAGTGCTGGCGCAGGGAAAGCAGTCGTTGGTGCTGGTGCCGGAAATCAGCCTGACACCGCAACTGGTTGGTCGTTTCGAGAGGCGCTTCCGCACACCAATTGCAGTGTTGCATTCCGGACTCAATGAGCAGGAGCGCCTGAGTGCCTGGGTGAGGGCCAGTGAAGGCAAGGCGCCCATTGTCCTCGGTACGCGCTCGGCCGTTTTTACGCCGCTCAAAAATCCCGGCGTCATCGTGGTGGACGAGGAACACGATGGCTCGTACAAGCAGCAAGACGGCTTTCGTTATTCGGCGCGCGATGTGGCTGTCATGCGCGCGTCGCGCGAAAAAATTCCCATCATTCTGGGCTCGGCCACACCGTCGCTGGAGAGTCTCAAAAATGCGCGGCAGGGTACTTATGCCCTGATCGAGTTGCCGGAGCGTACCGGCAGCGCTGTCATGCCGCAGGTGCGGCTGCTCGATATGCGCCGGCTCAAGCCGAGCGAAGGGCTTTCACTGCCCTTGCGCGAAGTGCTCGCGGCCAAACTCGAAAAGGGCGAGCAGAGCATCCTGTTTCTGAACCGCCGCGGATTCTCGCCGGTGTGGATGTGTTTTGACTGCGGCTGGGTGGCCCCCTGCAAGCGCTGCGATGCTCAACTTACCCTGCATCACAAAAGACAGAAACTGCTTTGTCATCATTGCGGCGCGGAACAGGAAGTCGCTCAGCGTTGTCCGTCTTGCCAAGGCGAGAAACTGCATCCCCTCGGCGAGGGCACGGAGCGGGTGGAAGGCGCGCTGCAAAAGTTTTTCCCGCAGGCGCGCATAGAGCGCATCGATCGCGACAGCACCAGCCGCAAGGGCGCGCTTGAAGAAAAACTGCGGCGTGTCCATGAGGGCGAGGCCGATATCCTGGTCGGGACCCAGATGCTCTCCAAGGGGCATGATTTCCCCAATGTCACGCTGGTTGGCATCCTGAACGCCGATCAGGGACTGTACGGAACCGATTTTCGTTCGAGCGAACGACTGTTCCAGCTGATCATGCAGGTAAGCGGGCGCGCCGGACGCGCGGACAAGCCCGGCGAGGTGCTGATCCAGACCTGGCATCCGGATCACCCCCTGTTCGCCGCGTTGCAGCGACACGACTTCCATGGCTTCGCCGAGTTTGCTCTCAATGAACGCCAGGAGACGAACTATCCGCCCTACAGCCATCTCGCCTTGCTGCGTGCCGAGTCGCCCACACCGGACGCGGCACTCAAATTTCTGCATGAAGCGCGCACCCTGGCGCTCCCACTGTCGCCCGGAAAGGAGGTGCAGGTTTTGGTGCCGGTGGCAGCGCCCATGGAGCGGCGTGCCGGCCGCTATCGTGCGCAGTTACTGGTGCAATCCAGTCAGCGTGCGCCGCTGCACGAATTTCTCTCTCAATGGGTGGCGCAGCTGGCGGAGGCAAAATTCGCCAAAAAAACGCGCTGGTCGCTGGATGTCGATCCTGCGGATATGTATTAGAACCTCTAACAAAATGAAATG contains these protein-coding regions:
- a CDS encoding primosomal protein N' encodes the protein MSAASRIYQVAVPTPLYHAFDYLATVPLVPGARVRVPFGRREMIGVVLGEVAQSELPASRLRAITQSLDASAILPPSILGLLRWAADYYHHPLGEVIHTALPVRLRQGRAPVVSGAKVWMLTPEGRSVDPQTLKRAPAQRHVLEALTVAAEGLDAEQLAQISQRSAAALKALHAKGWVSSHQRDPRPVLNGELQSAPDLNSDQKSSVTAIVARLDGFHPFLLHGVTGSGKTEVYLSVIKEVLAQGKQSLVLVPEISLTPQLVGRFERRFRTPIAVLHSGLNEQERLSAWVRASEGKAPIVLGTRSAVFTPLKNPGVIVVDEEHDGSYKQQDGFRYSARDVAVMRASREKIPIILGSATPSLESLKNARQGTYALIELPERTGSAVMPQVRLLDMRRLKPSEGLSLPLREVLAAKLEKGEQSILFLNRRGFSPVWMCFDCGWVAPCKRCDAQLTLHHKRQKLLCHHCGAEQEVAQRCPSCQGEKLHPLGEGTERVEGALQKFFPQARIERIDRDSTSRKGALEEKLRRVHEGEADILVGTQMLSKGHDFPNVTLVGILNADQGLYGTDFRSSERLFQLIMQVSGRAGRADKPGEVLIQTWHPDHPLFAALQRHDFHGFAEFALNERQETNYPPYSHLALLRAESPTPDAALKFLHEARTLALPLSPGKEVQVLVPVAAPMERRAGRYRAQLLVQSSQRAPLHEFLSQWVAQLAEAKFAKKTRWSLDVDPADMY